In a single window of the Falco rusticolus isolate bFalRus1 chromosome 11, bFalRus1.pri, whole genome shotgun sequence genome:
- the NEXN gene encoding nexilin isoform X8, whose amino-acid sequence MNDIAQKTEILLSSSKPVQKSYVPKLHKGDVKDKFEAMQKAREERNQRRSRDEKQRRKEQYVREREWNRRKQEMKELLGSDEDDDAKLSKIEKGYVPKLIGTVKGKFAEMEKQRQEEERKRMEEERKRRIEQDMIEKRKIQRELAKKAQEEGDDSLLVTVVPVKPTKTPGKMKINFENTGKERAEQRQRQDEEMKLKYEEQNQFLKETKGLSFVKGENEDKETQEPLSPGKLKVTFEELERQRQENQRRQAEEEARQRLEEEKRAFEEARQQMINEGGDEESESSVKEFRPGKLRLSFEEIERQRREEEKRKAEEDARRRIEEEKRAFAEARKNMQVLDDDSPEMFKTVSQESLIPGKLEINFEELLRQKMEEEKRRTEEERRQKLEMEKQEFQQLRQEMGELEEESETFELSKEYEELIKLKRSGSIQAKSLKSKFEKIGQLSQEEIQKKIEEERAKRRAMDEEIREREAEKFQEDDEVDVRPAKKSEAPFTHKVNMKARFEQMARAREEEEQRRIEEQKLLRMQFEQKEIDAALQKKREDEEEEEGSIINGSTCEDEEDQARSGAPWFKKSLKNTSVVDGEPVRFTVKITGEPKPEVTWWFEGEMLQDSEDYQYIERGETYCLYLPETFPEDEGEYMCKAVNNRGTSASTCILTIETDDY is encoded by the exons ATGAATGACATTGCACAGAAAACTGAG attctgctttcttcatctAAACCCGTCCAAAAATCCTATGTGCCCAAGCTTCACAAGGGCGATGTAAAGGATAAATTTGAAGCTATGCagaaagcaagggaagaaagaaatcaaaggagATCTagagatgaaaagcaaagaagaaaagaacaatatgttagagagagagaatggaacaggagaaagcaggag ATGAAAGAACTCCTTGGATctgatgaagatgatgatgcaAAATTatctaaaatagaaaaaggtTATGTTCCAAAGCTAATAG GAACCGTTAAAGGCAAGTTTGCAGAAATGGAGAAGCAAAggcaagaagaagaaagaaaaagaatggaagaagaaagaaagcGCAGAATTGAACAAGATATgattgagaaaagaaaaattcaaaggGAATTAgcaaaaaaagcacaggag GAAGGGGATGATTCTCTGCTAGTTACAGTAGTGCCTgtaaaacccaccaaaacacctgggaagatgaaaataaactttgagaacacaggaaaggagagagcTGAACAAAGACAGAGACAGGATGAAGAAATGAAGCTAAAATATGAGGAACAAAACCAATTCCTTAAGGAAACCAAGGGCCTTTCATTTGTCAAG GGTGAAAATGAAGACAAGGAAACCCAAGAGCCTCTGTCTCCTGGTAAGCTGAAAGTTACATTTGAAGAACTTGAAAGacaaagacaggaaaatcaAAGGCGgcaagcagaggaagaagcaaggcAGCGTTTAGAAGAGGAAAAGCGTGCCTTCGAAGAAGCTAGACAGCAAATG ATAAATGAAGGTGGCGATGAAGAATCTGAAAGTTCCGTTAAAGAATTCCGTCCTGGTAAACTGAGACTCAGTTTTGAGGAGATAGAGAgacagaggagagaagaggaaaagaggaaagctgAAGAGGATGCAAGACGACGCatagaagaagagaaaagagcaTTTGCTGAAGCAAGGAAGAACATG CAGGTGCTGGATGACGACTCAccagaaatgtttaaaacagtTTCTCAAGAATCTCTCATACCTGGtaaactggaaattaattttgaggAGTTGCTGAGGCAAaagatggaagaagaaaagaggcgCACAGAAGAAGAGCGTAGGCAAAAgttggaaatggaaaagcaagaatTTCAACAGTTAAGACAAGAAATGGGAGAG CTGGAAGAAGAGTCCGAAACTTTTGAGCTAAGCAAAGAATATGAAGAATTAATAAAGCTAAAAAGAAGTGGCTCTATTCAGGCAAAGAGCTTAAAAAGCAAGTTTGAAAAAATAGGACAATTGTCtcaagaagaaatacagaagaagaTTGAAGAAGAGCGAGCAAAGAGAAGAGCAATGGATGAAGAAATAAGAGAAAGGGAAGCTGAAAAATTTCAAGAG gaCGATGAGGTAGATGTGAGACCAGCCAAGAAATCTGAGGCTCCATTTACTCATAAAGTCAACATGAAGGCTCGTTTTGAACAAATGGCAAGAGccagggaagaagaggagcagaggagaattgaagaacaaaaattactACGCATGCAgtttgaacaaaaagaaattgatgCGGCATTACAGAAG aaaagggaagatgaagaagaagaggagggaagTATTATCAACGGTTCTACTTGCGAAGATGAGGAGGATCAGGCTCGATCTGGAGCTCCCTGGTTCaagaaatcactgaaaaacaCATCAGTTGTTGATGGCGAGCCAGTGAGATTTACAGTTAAAATTACTGGAGAACCAAAACCTGAAGTTACATGGTGGTTTGAGGGGGAAATGTTGCAGGACTCTGAGGACTATCAATACATTGAAAGAGGAGAAACCTACTGCCTTTACTTGCCAGAAACCTTCCCAGAAGATGAAGGGGAATATATGTGTAAAGCAGTCAACAACAGAGGCACGTCTGCTAGCACCTGTATTCTCACCATTGAAA ctGATGACTACTAA
- the NEXN gene encoding nexilin isoform X6, translated as MNDIAQKTEILLSSSKPVQKSYVPKLHKGDVKDKFEAMQKAREERNQRRSRDEKQRRKEQYVREREWNRRKQEMKELLGSDEDDDAKLSKIEKGYVPKLIGTVKGKFAEMEKQRQEEERKRMEEERKRRIEQDMIEKRKIQRELAKKAQEIDDFNNTGTESAAEEGDDSLLVTVVPVKPTKTPGKMKINFENTGKERAEQRQRQDEEMKLKYEEQNQFLKETKGLSFVKGENEDKETQEPLSPGKLKVTFEELERQRQENQRRQAEEEARQRLEEEKRAFEEARQQMINEGGDEESESSVKEFRPGKLRLSFEEIERQRREEEKRKAEEDARRRIEEEKRAFAEARKNMQVLDDDSPEMFKTVSQESLIPGKLEINFEELLRQKMEEEKRRTEEERRQKLEMEKQEFQQLRQEMGELEEESETFELSKEYEELIKLKRSGSIQAKSLKSKFEKIGQLSQEEIQKKIEEERAKRRAMDEEIREREAEKFQEDDEVDVRPAKKSEAPFTHKVNMKARFEQMARAREEEEQRRIEEQKLLRMQFEQKEIDAALQKKREDEEEEEGSIINGSTCEDEEDQARSGAPWFKKSLKNTSVVDGEPVRFTVKITGEPKPEVTWWFEGEMLQDSEDYQYIERGETYCLYLPETFPEDEGEYMCKAVNNRGTSASTCILTIETDDY; from the exons ATGAATGACATTGCACAGAAAACTGAG attctgctttcttcatctAAACCCGTCCAAAAATCCTATGTGCCCAAGCTTCACAAGGGCGATGTAAAGGATAAATTTGAAGCTATGCagaaagcaagggaagaaagaaatcaaaggagATCTagagatgaaaagcaaagaagaaaagaacaatatgttagagagagagaatggaacaggagaaagcaggag ATGAAAGAACTCCTTGGATctgatgaagatgatgatgcaAAATTatctaaaatagaaaaaggtTATGTTCCAAAGCTAATAG GAACCGTTAAAGGCAAGTTTGCAGAAATGGAGAAGCAAAggcaagaagaagaaagaaaaagaatggaagaagaaagaaagcGCAGAATTGAACAAGATATgattgagaaaagaaaaattcaaaggGAATTAgcaaaaaaagcacaggag ATTGATGACTTTAACAATACGGGAACTGAATCAGCAGCTGAG GAAGGGGATGATTCTCTGCTAGTTACAGTAGTGCCTgtaaaacccaccaaaacacctgggaagatgaaaataaactttgagaacacaggaaaggagagagcTGAACAAAGACAGAGACAGGATGAAGAAATGAAGCTAAAATATGAGGAACAAAACCAATTCCTTAAGGAAACCAAGGGCCTTTCATTTGTCAAG GGTGAAAATGAAGACAAGGAAACCCAAGAGCCTCTGTCTCCTGGTAAGCTGAAAGTTACATTTGAAGAACTTGAAAGacaaagacaggaaaatcaAAGGCGgcaagcagaggaagaagcaaggcAGCGTTTAGAAGAGGAAAAGCGTGCCTTCGAAGAAGCTAGACAGCAAATG ATAAATGAAGGTGGCGATGAAGAATCTGAAAGTTCCGTTAAAGAATTCCGTCCTGGTAAACTGAGACTCAGTTTTGAGGAGATAGAGAgacagaggagagaagaggaaaagaggaaagctgAAGAGGATGCAAGACGACGCatagaagaagagaaaagagcaTTTGCTGAAGCAAGGAAGAACATG CAGGTGCTGGATGACGACTCAccagaaatgtttaaaacagtTTCTCAAGAATCTCTCATACCTGGtaaactggaaattaattttgaggAGTTGCTGAGGCAAaagatggaagaagaaaagaggcgCACAGAAGAAGAGCGTAGGCAAAAgttggaaatggaaaagcaagaatTTCAACAGTTAAGACAAGAAATGGGAGAG CTGGAAGAAGAGTCCGAAACTTTTGAGCTAAGCAAAGAATATGAAGAATTAATAAAGCTAAAAAGAAGTGGCTCTATTCAGGCAAAGAGCTTAAAAAGCAAGTTTGAAAAAATAGGACAATTGTCtcaagaagaaatacagaagaagaTTGAAGAAGAGCGAGCAAAGAGAAGAGCAATGGATGAAGAAATAAGAGAAAGGGAAGCTGAAAAATTTCAAGAG gaCGATGAGGTAGATGTGAGACCAGCCAAGAAATCTGAGGCTCCATTTACTCATAAAGTCAACATGAAGGCTCGTTTTGAACAAATGGCAAGAGccagggaagaagaggagcagaggagaattgaagaacaaaaattactACGCATGCAgtttgaacaaaaagaaattgatgCGGCATTACAGAAG aaaagggaagatgaagaagaagaggagggaagTATTATCAACGGTTCTACTTGCGAAGATGAGGAGGATCAGGCTCGATCTGGAGCTCCCTGGTTCaagaaatcactgaaaaacaCATCAGTTGTTGATGGCGAGCCAGTGAGATTTACAGTTAAAATTACTGGAGAACCAAAACCTGAAGTTACATGGTGGTTTGAGGGGGAAATGTTGCAGGACTCTGAGGACTATCAATACATTGAAAGAGGAGAAACCTACTGCCTTTACTTGCCAGAAACCTTCCCAGAAGATGAAGGGGAATATATGTGTAAAGCAGTCAACAACAGAGGCACGTCTGCTAGCACCTGTATTCTCACCATTGAAA ctGATGACTACTAA
- the NEXN gene encoding nexilin isoform X7 — MNDIAQKTEILLSSSKPVQKSYVPKLHKGDVKDKFEAMQKAREERNQRRSRDEKQRRKEQYVREREWNRRKQEMKELLGSDEDDDAKLSKIEKGYVPKLIGTVKGKFAEMEKQRQEEERKRMEEERKRRIEQDMIEKRKIQRELAKKAQEIDDFNNTGTESAAEEGDDSLLVTVVPVKPTKTPGKMKINFENTGKERAEQRQRQDEEMKLKYEEQNQFLKETKGLSFVKGENEDKETQEPLSPGKLKVTFEELERQRQENQRRQAEEEARQRLEEEKRAFEEARQQMINEGGDEESESSVKEFRPGKLRLSFEEIERQRREEEKRKAEEDARRRIEEEKRAFAEARKNMVLDDDSPEMFKTVSQESLIPGKLEINFEELLRQKMEEEKRRTEEERRQKLEMEKQEFQQLRQEMGELEEESETFELSKEYEELIKLKRSGSIQAKSLKSKFEKIGQLSQEEIQKKIEEERAKRRAMDEEIREREAEKFQEDDEVDVRPAKKSEAPFTHKVNMKARFEQMARAREEEEQRRIEEQKLLRMQFEQKEIDAALQKKREDEEEEEGSIINGSTCEDEEDQARSGAPWFKKSLKNTSVVDGEPVRFTVKITGEPKPEVTWWFEGEMLQDSEDYQYIERGETYCLYLPETFPEDEGEYMCKAVNNRGTSASTCILTIESKS, encoded by the exons ATGAATGACATTGCACAGAAAACTGAG attctgctttcttcatctAAACCCGTCCAAAAATCCTATGTGCCCAAGCTTCACAAGGGCGATGTAAAGGATAAATTTGAAGCTATGCagaaagcaagggaagaaagaaatcaaaggagATCTagagatgaaaagcaaagaagaaaagaacaatatgttagagagagagaatggaacaggagaaagcaggag ATGAAAGAACTCCTTGGATctgatgaagatgatgatgcaAAATTatctaaaatagaaaaaggtTATGTTCCAAAGCTAATAG GAACCGTTAAAGGCAAGTTTGCAGAAATGGAGAAGCAAAggcaagaagaagaaagaaaaagaatggaagaagaaagaaagcGCAGAATTGAACAAGATATgattgagaaaagaaaaattcaaaggGAATTAgcaaaaaaagcacaggag ATTGATGACTTTAACAATACGGGAACTGAATCAGCAGCTGAG GAAGGGGATGATTCTCTGCTAGTTACAGTAGTGCCTgtaaaacccaccaaaacacctgggaagatgaaaataaactttgagaacacaggaaaggagagagcTGAACAAAGACAGAGACAGGATGAAGAAATGAAGCTAAAATATGAGGAACAAAACCAATTCCTTAAGGAAACCAAGGGCCTTTCATTTGTCAAG GGTGAAAATGAAGACAAGGAAACCCAAGAGCCTCTGTCTCCTGGTAAGCTGAAAGTTACATTTGAAGAACTTGAAAGacaaagacaggaaaatcaAAGGCGgcaagcagaggaagaagcaaggcAGCGTTTAGAAGAGGAAAAGCGTGCCTTCGAAGAAGCTAGACAGCAAATG ATAAATGAAGGTGGCGATGAAGAATCTGAAAGTTCCGTTAAAGAATTCCGTCCTGGTAAACTGAGACTCAGTTTTGAGGAGATAGAGAgacagaggagagaagaggaaaagaggaaagctgAAGAGGATGCAAGACGACGCatagaagaagagaaaagagcaTTTGCTGAAGCAAGGAAGAACATG GTGCTGGATGACGACTCAccagaaatgtttaaaacagtTTCTCAAGAATCTCTCATACCTGGtaaactggaaattaattttgaggAGTTGCTGAGGCAAaagatggaagaagaaaagaggcgCACAGAAGAAGAGCGTAGGCAAAAgttggaaatggaaaagcaagaatTTCAACAGTTAAGACAAGAAATGGGAGAG CTGGAAGAAGAGTCCGAAACTTTTGAGCTAAGCAAAGAATATGAAGAATTAATAAAGCTAAAAAGAAGTGGCTCTATTCAGGCAAAGAGCTTAAAAAGCAAGTTTGAAAAAATAGGACAATTGTCtcaagaagaaatacagaagaagaTTGAAGAAGAGCGAGCAAAGAGAAGAGCAATGGATGAAGAAATAAGAGAAAGGGAAGCTGAAAAATTTCAAGAG gaCGATGAGGTAGATGTGAGACCAGCCAAGAAATCTGAGGCTCCATTTACTCATAAAGTCAACATGAAGGCTCGTTTTGAACAAATGGCAAGAGccagggaagaagaggagcagaggagaattgaagaacaaaaattactACGCATGCAgtttgaacaaaaagaaattgatgCGGCATTACAGAAG aaaagggaagatgaagaagaagaggagggaagTATTATCAACGGTTCTACTTGCGAAGATGAGGAGGATCAGGCTCGATCTGGAGCTCCCTGGTTCaagaaatcactgaaaaacaCATCAGTTGTTGATGGCGAGCCAGTGAGATTTACAGTTAAAATTACTGGAGAACCAAAACCTGAAGTTACATGGTGGTTTGAGGGGGAAATGTTGCAGGACTCTGAGGACTATCAATACATTGAAAGAGGAGAAACCTACTGCCTTTACTTGCCAGAAACCTTCCCAGAAGATGAAGGGGAATATATGTGTAAAGCAGTCAACAACAGAGGCACGTCTGCTAGCACCTGTATTCTCACCATTGAAAGTAAGAGTTAG
- the NEXN gene encoding nexilin isoform X12 has translation MNDIAQKTEILLSSSKPVQKSYVPKLHKGDVKDKFEAMQKAREERNQRRSRDEKQRRKEQYVREREWNRRKQEMKELLGSDEDDDAKLSKIEKGYVPKLIGTVKGKFAEMEKQRQEEERKRMEEERKRRIEQDMIEKRKIQRELAKKAQEEGDDSLLVTVVPVKPTKTPGKMKINFENTGKERAEQRQRQDEEMKLKYEEQNQFLKETKGLSFVKGENEDKETQEPLSPGKLKVTFEELERQRQENQRRQAEEEARQRLEEEKRAFEEARQQMINEGGDEESESSVKEFRPGKLRLSFEEIERQRREEEKRKAEEDARRRIEEEKRAFAEARKNMVLDDDSPEMFKTVSQESLIPGKLEINFEELLRQKMEEEKRRTEEERRQKLEMEKQEFQQLRQEMGELEEESETFELSKEYEELIKLKRSGSIQAKSLKSKFEKIGQLSQEEIQKKIEEERAKRRAMDEEIREREAEKFQEDDEVDVRPAKKSEAPFTHKVNMKARFEQMARAREEEEQRRIEEQKLLRMQFEQKEIDAALQKKREDEEEEEGSIINGSTCEDEEDQARSGAPWFKKSLKNTSVVDGEPVRFTVKITGEPKPEVTWWFEGEMLQDSEDYQYIERGETYCLYLPETFPEDEGEYMCKAVNNRGTSASTCILTIETDDY, from the exons ATGAATGACATTGCACAGAAAACTGAG attctgctttcttcatctAAACCCGTCCAAAAATCCTATGTGCCCAAGCTTCACAAGGGCGATGTAAAGGATAAATTTGAAGCTATGCagaaagcaagggaagaaagaaatcaaaggagATCTagagatgaaaagcaaagaagaaaagaacaatatgttagagagagagaatggaacaggagaaagcaggag ATGAAAGAACTCCTTGGATctgatgaagatgatgatgcaAAATTatctaaaatagaaaaaggtTATGTTCCAAAGCTAATAG GAACCGTTAAAGGCAAGTTTGCAGAAATGGAGAAGCAAAggcaagaagaagaaagaaaaagaatggaagaagaaagaaagcGCAGAATTGAACAAGATATgattgagaaaagaaaaattcaaaggGAATTAgcaaaaaaagcacaggag GAAGGGGATGATTCTCTGCTAGTTACAGTAGTGCCTgtaaaacccaccaaaacacctgggaagatgaaaataaactttgagaacacaggaaaggagagagcTGAACAAAGACAGAGACAGGATGAAGAAATGAAGCTAAAATATGAGGAACAAAACCAATTCCTTAAGGAAACCAAGGGCCTTTCATTTGTCAAG GGTGAAAATGAAGACAAGGAAACCCAAGAGCCTCTGTCTCCTGGTAAGCTGAAAGTTACATTTGAAGAACTTGAAAGacaaagacaggaaaatcaAAGGCGgcaagcagaggaagaagcaaggcAGCGTTTAGAAGAGGAAAAGCGTGCCTTCGAAGAAGCTAGACAGCAAATG ATAAATGAAGGTGGCGATGAAGAATCTGAAAGTTCCGTTAAAGAATTCCGTCCTGGTAAACTGAGACTCAGTTTTGAGGAGATAGAGAgacagaggagagaagaggaaaagaggaaagctgAAGAGGATGCAAGACGACGCatagaagaagagaaaagagcaTTTGCTGAAGCAAGGAAGAACATG GTGCTGGATGACGACTCAccagaaatgtttaaaacagtTTCTCAAGAATCTCTCATACCTGGtaaactggaaattaattttgaggAGTTGCTGAGGCAAaagatggaagaagaaaagaggcgCACAGAAGAAGAGCGTAGGCAAAAgttggaaatggaaaagcaagaatTTCAACAGTTAAGACAAGAAATGGGAGAG CTGGAAGAAGAGTCCGAAACTTTTGAGCTAAGCAAAGAATATGAAGAATTAATAAAGCTAAAAAGAAGTGGCTCTATTCAGGCAAAGAGCTTAAAAAGCAAGTTTGAAAAAATAGGACAATTGTCtcaagaagaaatacagaagaagaTTGAAGAAGAGCGAGCAAAGAGAAGAGCAATGGATGAAGAAATAAGAGAAAGGGAAGCTGAAAAATTTCAAGAG gaCGATGAGGTAGATGTGAGACCAGCCAAGAAATCTGAGGCTCCATTTACTCATAAAGTCAACATGAAGGCTCGTTTTGAACAAATGGCAAGAGccagggaagaagaggagcagaggagaattgaagaacaaaaattactACGCATGCAgtttgaacaaaaagaaattgatgCGGCATTACAGAAG aaaagggaagatgaagaagaagaggagggaagTATTATCAACGGTTCTACTTGCGAAGATGAGGAGGATCAGGCTCGATCTGGAGCTCCCTGGTTCaagaaatcactgaaaaacaCATCAGTTGTTGATGGCGAGCCAGTGAGATTTACAGTTAAAATTACTGGAGAACCAAAACCTGAAGTTACATGGTGGTTTGAGGGGGAAATGTTGCAGGACTCTGAGGACTATCAATACATTGAAAGAGGAGAAACCTACTGCCTTTACTTGCCAGAAACCTTCCCAGAAGATGAAGGGGAATATATGTGTAAAGCAGTCAACAACAGAGGCACGTCTGCTAGCACCTGTATTCTCACCATTGAAA ctGATGACTACTAA
- the NEXN gene encoding nexilin isoform X10, with amino-acid sequence MNDIAQKTEMKELLGSDEDDDAKLSKIEKGYVPKLIGTVKGKFAEMEKQRQEEERKRMEEERKRRIEQDMIEKRKIQRELAKKAQEIDDFNNTGTESAAEEGDDSLLVTVVPVKPTKTPGKMKINFENTGKERAEQRQRQDEEMKLKYEEQNQFLKETKGLSFVKGENEDKETQEPLSPGKLKVTFEELERQRQENQRRQAEEEARQRLEEEKRAFEEARQQMINEGGDEESESSVKEFRPGKLRLSFEEIERQRREEEKRKAEEDARRRIEEEKRAFAEARKNMQVLDDDSPEMFKTVSQESLIPGKLEINFEELLRQKMEEEKRRTEEERRQKLEMEKQEFQQLRQEMGELEEESETFELSKEYEELIKLKRSGSIQAKSLKSKFEKIGQLSQEEIQKKIEEERAKRRAMDEEIREREAEKFQEDDEVDVRPAKKSEAPFTHKVNMKARFEQMARAREEEEQRRIEEQKLLRMQFEQKEIDAALQKKREDEEEEEGSIINGSTCEDEEDQARSGAPWFKKSLKNTSVVDGEPVRFTVKITGEPKPEVTWWFEGEMLQDSEDYQYIERGETYCLYLPETFPEDEGEYMCKAVNNRGTSASTCILTIETDDY; translated from the exons ATGAATGACATTGCACAGAAAACTGAG ATGAAAGAACTCCTTGGATctgatgaagatgatgatgcaAAATTatctaaaatagaaaaaggtTATGTTCCAAAGCTAATAG GAACCGTTAAAGGCAAGTTTGCAGAAATGGAGAAGCAAAggcaagaagaagaaagaaaaagaatggaagaagaaagaaagcGCAGAATTGAACAAGATATgattgagaaaagaaaaattcaaaggGAATTAgcaaaaaaagcacaggag ATTGATGACTTTAACAATACGGGAACTGAATCAGCAGCTGAG GAAGGGGATGATTCTCTGCTAGTTACAGTAGTGCCTgtaaaacccaccaaaacacctgggaagatgaaaataaactttgagaacacaggaaaggagagagcTGAACAAAGACAGAGACAGGATGAAGAAATGAAGCTAAAATATGAGGAACAAAACCAATTCCTTAAGGAAACCAAGGGCCTTTCATTTGTCAAG GGTGAAAATGAAGACAAGGAAACCCAAGAGCCTCTGTCTCCTGGTAAGCTGAAAGTTACATTTGAAGAACTTGAAAGacaaagacaggaaaatcaAAGGCGgcaagcagaggaagaagcaaggcAGCGTTTAGAAGAGGAAAAGCGTGCCTTCGAAGAAGCTAGACAGCAAATG ATAAATGAAGGTGGCGATGAAGAATCTGAAAGTTCCGTTAAAGAATTCCGTCCTGGTAAACTGAGACTCAGTTTTGAGGAGATAGAGAgacagaggagagaagaggaaaagaggaaagctgAAGAGGATGCAAGACGACGCatagaagaagagaaaagagcaTTTGCTGAAGCAAGGAAGAACATG CAGGTGCTGGATGACGACTCAccagaaatgtttaaaacagtTTCTCAAGAATCTCTCATACCTGGtaaactggaaattaattttgaggAGTTGCTGAGGCAAaagatggaagaagaaaagaggcgCACAGAAGAAGAGCGTAGGCAAAAgttggaaatggaaaagcaagaatTTCAACAGTTAAGACAAGAAATGGGAGAG CTGGAAGAAGAGTCCGAAACTTTTGAGCTAAGCAAAGAATATGAAGAATTAATAAAGCTAAAAAGAAGTGGCTCTATTCAGGCAAAGAGCTTAAAAAGCAAGTTTGAAAAAATAGGACAATTGTCtcaagaagaaatacagaagaagaTTGAAGAAGAGCGAGCAAAGAGAAGAGCAATGGATGAAGAAATAAGAGAAAGGGAAGCTGAAAAATTTCAAGAG gaCGATGAGGTAGATGTGAGACCAGCCAAGAAATCTGAGGCTCCATTTACTCATAAAGTCAACATGAAGGCTCGTTTTGAACAAATGGCAAGAGccagggaagaagaggagcagaggagaattgaagaacaaaaattactACGCATGCAgtttgaacaaaaagaaattgatgCGGCATTACAGAAG aaaagggaagatgaagaagaagaggagggaagTATTATCAACGGTTCTACTTGCGAAGATGAGGAGGATCAGGCTCGATCTGGAGCTCCCTGGTTCaagaaatcactgaaaaacaCATCAGTTGTTGATGGCGAGCCAGTGAGATTTACAGTTAAAATTACTGGAGAACCAAAACCTGAAGTTACATGGTGGTTTGAGGGGGAAATGTTGCAGGACTCTGAGGACTATCAATACATTGAAAGAGGAGAAACCTACTGCCTTTACTTGCCAGAAACCTTCCCAGAAGATGAAGGGGAATATATGTGTAAAGCAGTCAACAACAGAGGCACGTCTGCTAGCACCTGTATTCTCACCATTGAAA ctGATGACTACTAA